The following DNA comes from Amycolatopsis albispora.
GCCAGGACAAGGCTGCCAAGCAGAAGACCGCGGCCCTCAAGGGGAGCCCGCAGCGGCGTGGCGTGTGCACCCGCGTGTACACCACGACCCCCAAGAAGCCGAACTCGGCGCTGCGCAAGGTCGCTCGTGTGAAGCTGACCAGCGGCATCGAGGTCACCGCCTACATCCCCGGTGAAGGCCACAACCTGCAGGAGCACTCGATGGTGCTCGTGCGCGGCGGCCGGGTGAAGGACCTGCCGGGGGTCCGTTACAAGATCATCCGCGGTTCGCTCGACACGCAGGGCGTGAAGAACCGCAAGCAGGCGCGCAGCCGGTACGGCGCGAAGAAGGAGAAGAGCTAATGCCCCGCAAGGGTCCGGCCCCGAAGCGGCCATTGATCTCCGACCCCGTCTACGCCTCGCCGCTGGTCACCCAGCTGGTGAACAAGGTGCTCAAGGACGGGAAGCGGTCCCTGGCCGAGCGCATCGTCTACGGCGCGCTCGAAGGTGCTCGCGAGAAGACCGGCACCGACCCGGTCGTCACGCTGAAGCGCGCGCTCGACAACGTGAAGCCCACCATCGAGGTGAAGAGCCGCCGGGTCGGTGGCGCCACCTACCAGGTGCCGATCGAGGTCAAGCCCGGCCGCTCGACCACCCTTGCCCTGCGCTGGCTGGTCTCCTTCTCGCAGCAGCGCCGCGAGAAGACCATGATCGAGCGCCTGCAGAACGAGCTCCTCGACGCGAGCAACGGCCTCGGGGCCAGCGTCAAGCGCCGCGAGGACACGCACAAGATGGCCGAGTCCAACAAGGCGTTCGCCCACTACCGCTGGTGACGTCCGCCCGGCTGTCGATCAAAGCCAGCCCGGGCCCCAAGCTTGAGACAGGGGAACACTGCAGTGGCACGTGACGTGCTGACCGACCTGAACAAGGTCCGCAACATCGGCATCATGGCCCACATCGACGCCGGTAAGACCACCACGACCGAGCGGATCCTGTTCTACACCGGGATCAACTACAAGATCGGCGAGGTCCACGACGGCGCCGCCACCATGGACTGGATGGAGGAGGAGCAGAAGCGGGGTATCACCATCACCTCGGCTGCCACCACCACCTTCTGGGCCGACCACCAGATCAACATCATCGACACCCCCGGCCACGTCGACTTCACCGTCGAGGTGGAGCGTTCGCTGCGGGTGCTCGACGGTGCGGTCGCCGTCTTCGACGGCAAGGAGGGGGTCGAGCCGCAGTCCGAGCAGGTCTGGCGGCAGGCCGACAAGTACGAGGTCCCGCGCATCTGCTTCGTCAACAAGATGGACAAGCTCGGTGCGGACTTCTACTTCACCGTGAAGACCATCGAGGAGCGCCTCGGCGCCCGGCCGCTGGTCATCCAGCTGCCGATCGGCGCGGAGAACGAGTTCGAGGGCGTCATCGACCTGGTCCGCATGAAGGCGCTGACCTGGCGTGGCGAGGTCAAGAAGGGTGAGGACTACGCGGTCGAGGACATCCCCGCCGCGCTCGCCGACAAGGCCGCCGAGTACCGCGAGAAGCTGATCGAGGCCATCGCGGAGACCGACGACGCGCTGATGGAGAAGTTCTTCGGTGGCGAGGAGCTGACCGAGGCCGAGATCAAGGCCGGCATCCGCAAGCTGACGATCGCGCGTGAGGCGTACCCGGTGCTCACCGGTTCCGCCTTCAAGAACAAGGGCGTGCAGCCCATGCTCGACGCGGTCATCGACTACCTGCCGTCGCCGCTGGACGTCCCGGCCGTGGAGGGCACGCTGCCCGACGGCGAGACCCCGGTGAGCCGGAAGCCGTCGACCGACGAGCCGTTCTCGGCGCTCGCGTTCAAGATCGCCGCGCACCCGTTCTTCGGCAAGCTGACCTACATCCGGGTCTACTCGGGCAAGGTCGCCGCCGGCGCGCAGGTCATCAACGCGACCAAGGAGCGCAAGGAGCGCATCGGGAAGCTCTTCCAGATGCACTCCAACAAGGAGAACCCGGTGGACGAGGCCCAGGCGGGCCACATCTACGCGGTGATCGGCCTGAAGGACACCACCACCGGTGACACACTGGCCGACTCGCAGAACCCGGTCGTGCTCGAGTCGATGACCTTCCCGGAGCCGGTCATCCGGGTGGCCATCGAGCCGAAGACCAAGGCCGACCAGGAGAAGCTGTCGCTCGCCATCCAGAAGCTGGCCGAGGAGGACCCCACCTTCCAGGTCCAGCTGGATGAGGAGACCGGTCAGACGATCATCGCCGGCATGGGTGAGCTGCACCTCGAGGTGCTGGTCAACCGGATGAAGTCCGACTACAAGGTCGAGGCGAACATCGGCAAGCCGCAGGTCGCCTACCGGGAGACCATTCGCAAGACGGTGGACAAGCTCGACTACGTCCACAAGAAGCAGACCGGTGGTTCCGGTCAGTTCGCCAAGGTGATCGTCAAGCTGGAGCCGCTGGCGACCACCGACGGCGCACTCTACGAGTTCGACAACAAGGTCACCGGTGGCCGCGTCCCGCGGGAGTACATCCCCTCGGTGGACGCGGGCGCGCAGGACGCCATGCAGTACGGCGTGCTGGCCGGCTACCCGCTCGTCGGGTTGAAGTTCACCTTGCTGGACGGCGCGTACCACGAGGTCGACTCTTCGGAGATGGCGTTCAAGATCGCCGGTTCGATGGCGATGAAGGAAGCCGCGAAGAAGGCGAACCCGGTCATCCTCGAGCCGATGATGGCCGTCGAGGTCACCACGCCCGAGGACTACATGGGTGACGTGATCGGCGACCTGAACTCCCGCCGTGGCCAGATCCAGGCCATGGAGGAGCGCGCAGGCACCCGTGTCGTGAAGGCACTGGTTCCGCTGTCGGAGATGTTCGGCTACGTCGGTGACCTGCGGTCGCGTACCCAGGGCCGGGCGAACTACTCCATGCAGTTCGACTCCTACGCCGAGGTTCCCGCGAACGTCGCGAAGGAGATCGTCGCCAAGGCGACGGGGGAGTAACACCCCAAGCCCGCGGCCGTGCGGGTCCCGATCCGGGGCCCGCCCGGCCGACCAGATGATTCGCCGTCGACAGCCACGTCGTTCGGTGAGCAAGCTCAAAAAGTCCAGGAGGACATTCCAGTGGCGAAGGCGAAGTTCGAGCGGAGCAAGCCGCACGTCAACATCGGAACCATCGGTCACGTCGACCACGGGAAGACCACTCTGACCGCGGCGATCACCAAGGTTCTGCACGACAAGTACCCGGAGCTCAACGAGTCGCGGGCGTTCGACCAGATCGACAACGCGCCGGAAGAGAAGCAGCGCGGCATCACGATCAACATCTCGCACGTCGAGTACCAGACCGAGAAGCGCCACTACGCCCACGTGGACGCCCCCGGTCACGCGGACTACATCAAGAACATGATCACCGGTGCCGCCCAGATGGACGGCGCGATCCTGGTGGTCGCCGCGACCGACGGCCCGATGCCGCAGACCCGTGAGCACGTGCTGCTCGCCCGCCAGGTCGGCGTGCCCTACATCGTGGTGGCGCTGAACAAGGCCGACATGGTCGACGACGAGGAGATCCTCGAGCTGGTCGAGCTGGAGGTCCGCGAGCTGCTGTCCTCCCAGGAGTTCCCCGGCGACGACGCCCCCGTGGTGCGCGTCTCCGGCCTGAAGGCCCTCGAGGGCGACGACAAGTGGGCCGAGTCGGTTCTCGAGCTGATGACCGCCGTCGACGACAACGTGCCGGACCCGGTGCGTGACCTCGACAAGCCGTTCCTGATGCCGATCGAGGACGTCTTCACCATCACCGGCCGCGGCACCGTGGTGACCGGTCGGGTGGAGCGCGGCCAGGTCAACGTGAACGAAGAGGTCGAGATCGTCGGCATCCGCGAGAAGTCGACCAAGACCACCGTCACCGGTGTCGAGATGTTCCGCAAGCTGCTCGACTCGGGCCAGGCCGGTGACAACGTCGGCCTCCTGCTGCGCGGCATCAAGCGCGAGGACGTCGAGCGCGGCCAGGTCGTCGTGAAGCCGGGCACCACCACCCCGCACACGGAGTTCGAGGGCTCGGTCTACATCCTGTCGAAGGACGAGGGTGGCCGTCACACCCCGTTCTTCAACAACTACCGCCCGCAGTTCTACTTCCGCACCACCGACGTCACCGGCGTGGTGACCCTCCCCGAGGGCACCGAGATGGTCATGCCGGGCGACAACACCAACATCAGCGTTCAGCTCATCCAGCCGATCGCGATGGACGAGGGTCTGCGGTTCGCCATCCGCGAGGGTGGCCGTACCGTCGGCGCCGGCCAGGTCACCAAGATCAACAAGTGATTTCCACCTGAACCCGGGGGGCTGTTGACCCCGGGTTCAGGTCGTGAAATCGCCTGTGCGACACTATTCAGGTTGCTTCGTGATGGGGCGGCCGAACCCGATCCGGGTTGCGGCCGCCCTGTCACGAGAGCCGAGGTCCGCCGAGCTCTTCCTTCGGGTGAGGGTTGCGGGCAAGGGCCGCCCATGGCGGTGGCCCCCTCACGTTGAGGAAGACCAGGCAGGACGACGATCCCGAGGGATCCGTCTGTGCAGCGGGCGCGACACGCCCGACCGCGTGGACCGGAGACAGGGCCGTTGAACTGCGGAAACCGGGGCCTCAGGCCCGGGTTGAACAGATAGCGGCACGAGACGACAAGGAACGCAGCCACCATGGCGGGACAGAAGATCCGCATTCGGCTCAAGGCCTACGACCACGAGGCGATCGACGCCAGCGCGCGCAAGATCGTCGAGACGGTCACGCGCACCGGTGCCTCAGTCGTGGGCCCGGTGCCGCTGCCCACCGAGAAGAACGTTTATTGCGTCATCCGCTCGCCGCACAAGTACAAGGACTCGCGCGAGCACTTCGAGATGCGCACGCACAAGCGGCTGATCGACATCCTCGACCCGACGCCGAAGACGGTGGACGCGCTCATGCGCATCGACCTGCCGGCCAGCGTCGACGTCAACATCCAGTAAGCGTTTGGCGAGCGGCGGAGATAAGAGACTCATGTCTGACAGGCAAGTGAAGGGCATCCTGGGCACCAAGCTCGGCATGACCCAGGTCTTCGACGAGAACAACCGGATGGTTCCGGTGACCGTCGTGCAGGCCGGGCCGAACGTGGTCACCCAGGTCCGTACCCAGGACAAAGACGGCTACAGCGCCGTGCAGCTGGCCTTCGGCGCCGTGGACCCGCGCCGGGTCAACAAGCCGCGCACCGGCCACTTCGAGAAGGCCGGGGTGACCCCGCGCCGGCACCTCGCCGAGCTGCGCACCACCGACGCCGACGGCTACGAGGTCGGCCAGGAGATCACCGCCGAGGTGTTCCCCGCCGGTTCGGTGGTCGACGTCACCGGCACCACCAAGGGCAAGGGCTACGCCGGTGTGATGAAGCGCCACGGCTTCAAGGGCCAGGGCGCCAGCCACGGTGCGCAGGCCGTGCACCGCAAGCCCGGCTCGATCGGTGGCTGCGCCACCCCGGGCCGTGTTTTCAAGGGGCTCCGCATGGCGGGCCGGATGGGTTCCGCGCGGGTCACCACGCAGGGCCTGACCGTGCACGACGTGCGCGCCGACGAGGGCCTGCTGCTGATCAAGGGCGCGGTCCCCGGGAACAAGGGCGGTCTGGTTTTCGTCAGGACCGCCGCGAAGGGTGGTAACACCGAATGACCAGCGTCGAGCTGAAGACCCCGGCCGGTAAAGCCGACGGCACGATCGAGCTCCCCGCGGAGATCTTCGACGTGCAGGCCAACGTG
Coding sequences within:
- the rpsL gene encoding 30S ribosomal protein S12, with product MPTIQQLVRKGRQDKAAKQKTAALKGSPQRRGVCTRVYTTTPKKPNSALRKVARVKLTSGIEVTAYIPGEGHNLQEHSMVLVRGGRVKDLPGVRYKIIRGSLDTQGVKNRKQARSRYGAKKEKS
- the rpsG gene encoding 30S ribosomal protein S7; translation: MPRKGPAPKRPLISDPVYASPLVTQLVNKVLKDGKRSLAERIVYGALEGAREKTGTDPVVTLKRALDNVKPTIEVKSRRVGGATYQVPIEVKPGRSTTLALRWLVSFSQQRREKTMIERLQNELLDASNGLGASVKRREDTHKMAESNKAFAHYRW
- the fusA gene encoding elongation factor G, whose protein sequence is MARDVLTDLNKVRNIGIMAHIDAGKTTTTERILFYTGINYKIGEVHDGAATMDWMEEEQKRGITITSAATTTFWADHQINIIDTPGHVDFTVEVERSLRVLDGAVAVFDGKEGVEPQSEQVWRQADKYEVPRICFVNKMDKLGADFYFTVKTIEERLGARPLVIQLPIGAENEFEGVIDLVRMKALTWRGEVKKGEDYAVEDIPAALADKAAEYREKLIEAIAETDDALMEKFFGGEELTEAEIKAGIRKLTIAREAYPVLTGSAFKNKGVQPMLDAVIDYLPSPLDVPAVEGTLPDGETPVSRKPSTDEPFSALAFKIAAHPFFGKLTYIRVYSGKVAAGAQVINATKERKERIGKLFQMHSNKENPVDEAQAGHIYAVIGLKDTTTGDTLADSQNPVVLESMTFPEPVIRVAIEPKTKADQEKLSLAIQKLAEEDPTFQVQLDEETGQTIIAGMGELHLEVLVNRMKSDYKVEANIGKPQVAYRETIRKTVDKLDYVHKKQTGGSGQFAKVIVKLEPLATTDGALYEFDNKVTGGRVPREYIPSVDAGAQDAMQYGVLAGYPLVGLKFTLLDGAYHEVDSSEMAFKIAGSMAMKEAAKKANPVILEPMMAVEVTTPEDYMGDVIGDLNSRRGQIQAMEERAGTRVVKALVPLSEMFGYVGDLRSRTQGRANYSMQFDSYAEVPANVAKEIVAKATGE
- the tuf gene encoding elongation factor Tu, which codes for MAKAKFERSKPHVNIGTIGHVDHGKTTLTAAITKVLHDKYPELNESRAFDQIDNAPEEKQRGITINISHVEYQTEKRHYAHVDAPGHADYIKNMITGAAQMDGAILVVAATDGPMPQTREHVLLARQVGVPYIVVALNKADMVDDEEILELVELEVRELLSSQEFPGDDAPVVRVSGLKALEGDDKWAESVLELMTAVDDNVPDPVRDLDKPFLMPIEDVFTITGRGTVVTGRVERGQVNVNEEVEIVGIREKSTKTTVTGVEMFRKLLDSGQAGDNVGLLLRGIKREDVERGQVVVKPGTTTPHTEFEGSVYILSKDEGGRHTPFFNNYRPQFYFRTTDVTGVVTLPEGTEMVMPGDNTNISVQLIQPIAMDEGLRFAIREGGRTVGAGQVTKINK
- the rpsJ gene encoding 30S ribosomal protein S10, producing the protein MAGQKIRIRLKAYDHEAIDASARKIVETVTRTGASVVGPVPLPTEKNVYCVIRSPHKYKDSREHFEMRTHKRLIDILDPTPKTVDALMRIDLPASVDVNIQ
- the rplC gene encoding 50S ribosomal protein L3, producing the protein MSDRQVKGILGTKLGMTQVFDENNRMVPVTVVQAGPNVVTQVRTQDKDGYSAVQLAFGAVDPRRVNKPRTGHFEKAGVTPRRHLAELRTTDADGYEVGQEITAEVFPAGSVVDVTGTTKGKGYAGVMKRHGFKGQGASHGAQAVHRKPGSIGGCATPGRVFKGLRMAGRMGSARVTTQGLTVHDVRADEGLLLIKGAVPGNKGGLVFVRTAAKGGNTE